The following proteins come from a genomic window of Rhodohalobacter sp. 614A:
- the pdeM gene encoding ligase-associated DNA damage response endonuclease PdeM: MSSSITKIVQNQTWELLPEKAVFWKNRKTLIITDLHIGKSGHFRKSGIAAPAGINAKTLSRLGNLIESLQPDGLLILGDLFHSKANREWLEFEAWLEGFGTLDIQLVTGNHDLLHQSFYESANITVHEKLEINDFLFVHDPQELSGLKPSTTVVAGHIHPGISIKGKGRQSLRFPCFLFSDEKILLPAFGEFTGLHTIKPEEDEQVYAIVEESILEL; this comes from the coding sequence ATGTCATCTTCAATCACAAAAATTGTCCAAAACCAAACCTGGGAATTACTGCCCGAAAAGGCTGTTTTTTGGAAGAATCGAAAAACACTGATCATCACCGATCTTCACATCGGAAAATCGGGTCATTTTCGAAAATCAGGAATTGCAGCACCGGCTGGTATAAATGCAAAGACATTGAGTCGCCTTGGAAACCTGATTGAAAGCCTTCAGCCGGATGGACTTTTAATTTTGGGGGATTTATTCCACAGCAAAGCCAATCGCGAATGGCTGGAGTTTGAAGCTTGGCTGGAAGGTTTTGGCACTCTCGATATTCAACTTGTGACTGGAAACCACGATCTCCTTCACCAATCTTTTTATGAATCGGCAAACATCACCGTTCATGAAAAACTCGAAATCAATGACTTTCTTTTTGTGCATGATCCGCAAGAATTGAGTGGCTTAAAGCCATCAACCACTGTCGTTGCCGGACATATTCATCCCGGAATTTCTATAAAGGGAAAGGGCCGGCAATCGTTACGATTTCCCTGTTTTCTTTTTTCTGATGAGAAAATTTTACTACCCGCGTTTGGTGAGTTTACAGGCTTGCATACCATCAAACCGGAAGAGGATGAGCAGGTTTATGCGATTGTAGAGGAATCGATTCTGGAATTATAG
- a CDS encoding ligase-associated DNA damage response DEXH box helicase, with translation MQQAQSIIEKWFESKEWSPFDWQREVWKAFLDGKSGLLNAPTGSGKTFALFMPALMRWIEAHPEGYQTKENNGLQLLWVTPLRALARNLEEIMHEVVNDLEIPWSIQRRTGDVSSSIKQKQKKQMPEVLIITPESLHVLLAQKGYPKRFKNLNTVVVDEWHELLGSKRGTQTELGLSRLRGMNKDLQTWGISATIGNFDEAFEVLLGAPSPPDAVIIKANIHKKINVKTVLPDDVEKFPWSGHLGTNLLHKVLPILDKSGSTLIFTNVRSQCEIWFQKLLDAKPDLAGTIGIHHGSLDRNVRNFVEEALHSGLLKTVVCTSSLDLGVDFTPVDTVIQVGSPKGVARFIQRAGRSGHQPNSISTIWFVPTHALELIEAAALKDAVQEEKVESRIPVLKPFDVLIQYLVTLAVSEGFDPDKIFKEVKQTFAFQTLREDEWEWILKFIQFGGESLSRYDEFSKVEPDENGLLKVFDRRIAQRHRMSIGTIESDTMMRVKYLKGASLGRIEEWFISQLNVGDAFWFAGRNLELVRVKDLTAYVRKTTGSSSRVPAWLGGRMSLSSNMSELLRRKLQDAVNEMHDSIDLKTIEPIFDIQRKRSILPGNDQFLIEKSYSKEGCHCFFFPFEGRYVHEGMSALVAHRISKRMPITFSIAMNDYGFELLSDQDIPIEEALKHDLFSEENLVRDIRGSLNSTELAKRRFRGISQIAGLIFPGYPGNQKKSRHLQMSSGLFFDVFSEHEPGNLLLQQAHDEVLQHQLDEARLRQALQRIRKQEVVLNHVDRFSPFAFPIFVDRLREKLSSEKLIDRVKKMQKQLEEE, from the coding sequence ATGCAACAAGCACAATCCATCATAGAAAAGTGGTTCGAGTCCAAAGAATGGTCTCCGTTTGATTGGCAGCGGGAGGTCTGGAAGGCTTTTCTCGATGGAAAATCAGGACTGTTAAATGCCCCGACCGGAAGCGGCAAAACATTCGCCCTTTTTATGCCGGCTTTGATGCGGTGGATTGAAGCCCATCCCGAAGGTTATCAAACCAAAGAGAATAACGGACTCCAACTCCTTTGGGTAACACCGCTGCGTGCACTCGCCCGAAATCTCGAAGAAATCATGCACGAGGTTGTGAATGACCTTGAAATCCCGTGGAGTATTCAGCGCCGAACGGGTGATGTTTCTTCCTCCATCAAGCAGAAACAGAAAAAGCAGATGCCGGAAGTGTTGATCATCACGCCGGAAAGTCTGCATGTTTTGCTCGCACAAAAAGGATATCCAAAACGATTCAAAAATTTGAATACCGTTGTTGTCGATGAATGGCACGAACTGCTCGGCTCCAAACGAGGAACTCAAACCGAACTGGGATTATCACGACTTCGGGGCATGAATAAAGATCTGCAAACGTGGGGAATTTCGGCAACCATCGGCAATTTTGATGAAGCGTTTGAGGTACTGCTTGGCGCGCCCTCTCCTCCCGATGCCGTCATCATCAAAGCGAATATCCACAAAAAAATTAATGTAAAAACCGTTCTGCCGGATGATGTGGAGAAATTCCCATGGTCGGGTCATTTGGGGACAAACCTGCTTCACAAAGTCTTGCCGATTCTTGATAAAAGCGGGTCAACGCTCATTTTTACGAATGTCCGTTCACAATGCGAAATCTGGTTCCAAAAACTGTTGGATGCAAAACCGGATTTGGCGGGAACGATCGGCATTCATCATGGCTCGCTGGACCGAAACGTTAGAAATTTTGTGGAAGAAGCACTCCATTCCGGCTTATTAAAAACTGTGGTTTGTACGTCCAGCCTTGATCTCGGAGTTGATTTCACTCCGGTAGATACCGTCATCCAGGTCGGCAGCCCGAAAGGCGTGGCAAGATTCATTCAGCGTGCCGGACGGAGCGGCCATCAACCAAACTCCATCAGTACAATCTGGTTTGTACCCACGCATGCACTTGAACTGATTGAAGCCGCTGCTTTGAAAGATGCCGTTCAGGAAGAAAAAGTGGAGTCAAGAATCCCGGTTTTAAAACCGTTTGATGTGCTCATTCAATACCTGGTCACACTTGCGGTTTCCGAGGGATTTGATCCGGATAAAATCTTCAAAGAAGTAAAACAGACATTTGCTTTTCAAACGCTGCGGGAAGATGAATGGGAATGGATTCTGAAATTCATCCAGTTTGGCGGAGAATCTCTCTCGCGATATGATGAATTTTCCAAGGTTGAACCGGACGAAAACGGACTCCTGAAAGTATTTGACCGCCGGATTGCCCAACGTCACCGGATGAGTATCGGCACCATCGAAAGTGATACCATGATGCGTGTAAAATACCTGAAAGGAGCATCGCTTGGACGAATTGAGGAGTGGTTCATATCGCAGTTGAATGTAGGTGATGCGTTTTGGTTTGCGGGACGAAATCTGGAACTGGTTCGCGTAAAAGATTTGACGGCATATGTTCGTAAAACGACCGGCTCAAGTAGTCGTGTTCCGGCATGGCTTGGGGGACGGATGTCGCTTTCGTCCAATATGTCCGAACTACTCCGACGCAAACTTCAGGATGCGGTGAATGAAATGCATGACAGCATTGATCTAAAAACCATCGAACCCATTTTTGATATCCAGAGAAAGCGATCTATTCTTCCCGGAAACGATCAATTTTTGATTGAAAAATCCTATTCCAAAGAAGGCTGCCACTGCTTCTTCTTTCCGTTTGAGGGACGATATGTCCATGAAGGAATGTCGGCTTTGGTGGCGCATCGAATTTCCAAACGGATGCCGATCACATTTTCCATTGCCATGAATGATTACGGATTTGAGTTGTTATCTGATCAGGATATCCCCATTGAAGAAGCATTAAAACATGATTTGTTTTCTGAGGAAAATCTTGTCCGCGATATTCGCGGAAGCCTGAACAGTACTGAACTTGCGAAACGGAGATTTCGGGGAATCAGTCAAATTGCGGGATTGATTTTTCCCGGATATCCCGGAAATCAAAAAAAAAGCCGTCATTTACAGATGTCATCCGGGCTTTTCTTTGATGTGTTTTCCGAACACGAACCCGGTAATCTACTTTTGCAGCAAGCTCATGATGAAGTGCTCCAACACCAGTTGGATGAAGCACGATTGCGCCAGGCTTTACAGCGAATCAGAAAGCAAGAAGTTGTTCTGAATCACGTGGACCGGTTTTCTCCATTCGCATTCCCGATATTTGTAGATCGCCTGCGCGAGAAGTTATCTTCCGAAAAGCTGATTGACCGCGTCAAAAAAATGCAGAAGCAGTTGGAGGAGGAATAA
- the acs gene encoding acetate--CoA ligase, translating to MWLNIKSFEEYQDVYQESEKDRLKFWEHEAGTFYWRKSWDKVHSGGFEKGDIKWFEGGKLNITENALDRHLNTIGHKTAFIFEPNHPDSFRRTITYRQLYEDVCRFANVLESKGIEKGDRVCIYMAMTPELIISALACARIGAVHSIVFAGFSAQSLAERIQDCDAKMLITNDGLRRGDKHVPLKDISDEALENCPSVKNVIVCQRTNREIDWVEGRDEWWHMLIRNASKKHKAVEMDAEDPLFILYTSGSTGKPKGVLHTCGGYMVYTSYTFRNVFQVSEEDVYWCTADAGWITGHSYIIYGPLFNGATGIIFEGVPTYPDAGRFWEVVEKYKVTHFYTAPTAIRALMSYDLDYVKKYDLSSLKVLGSVGEPINEEAWHWYHDHVGGGKSPIVDTWWQTETGGIMISPLAGITPTKPGFATLPLPGIKPILMDENGKEIEGNAVSGNLCIKHPWPGIARTVWGDHDRYLQTYMSTYKGYYFTGDGCRRDEEGYYRITGRVDDVLNVSGHRLGTAEIENAIDEHPNVVESAIVGYPHDVKGQGIFAFMICENEPKDPHDFKKEINNLVTKIIGPIAKPDKIQIVPGLPKTRSGKIMRRILRKIAANDLENVGDTSTLLDPAVVEDIKEGKAI from the coding sequence ATGTGGCTCAATATTAAATCCTTTGAAGAGTACCAGGACGTTTACCAGGAAAGCGAAAAAGATCGCCTGAAATTTTGGGAGCATGAAGCCGGAACGTTTTATTGGAGAAAAAGCTGGGACAAGGTTCATTCCGGCGGATTTGAAAAAGGAGATATTAAATGGTTTGAAGGCGGGAAACTGAATATCACAGAAAATGCACTGGACCGCCATCTGAATACCATCGGCCATAAAACGGCCTTTATTTTTGAGCCCAATCACCCCGACAGTTTTCGCCGAACCATTACCTATCGTCAGTTATATGAGGATGTTTGCAGGTTTGCCAATGTTCTTGAGAGCAAAGGTATTGAGAAAGGCGACCGCGTCTGTATTTATATGGCGATGACGCCCGAATTGATTATTTCCGCTTTAGCATGCGCAAGAATTGGTGCGGTTCACTCTATTGTATTTGCAGGGTTTTCTGCACAATCATTGGCCGAGCGCATTCAGGATTGCGATGCTAAAATGCTGATCACCAATGATGGACTCCGCCGAGGTGACAAACACGTTCCGCTAAAAGATATTTCCGATGAAGCTCTTGAAAACTGTCCTTCGGTAAAAAATGTGATTGTCTGTCAGCGGACAAATCGTGAGATCGACTGGGTGGAAGGCCGCGACGAATGGTGGCATATGTTGATTCGAAACGCGTCCAAAAAACATAAGGCTGTTGAGATGGATGCGGAAGATCCTCTTTTTATTCTTTACACATCCGGTTCTACCGGTAAACCAAAGGGTGTTCTTCATACCTGTGGCGGGTATATGGTTTACACCAGTTACACTTTTAGAAATGTTTTCCAGGTTTCTGAGGAAGATGTCTATTGGTGTACGGCTGATGCAGGCTGGATTACAGGCCACTCGTATATTATTTACGGCCCACTTTTCAACGGGGCTACGGGAATTATTTTTGAAGGGGTACCGACGTATCCCGATGCAGGGCGATTCTGGGAAGTGGTTGAAAAGTACAAAGTCACTCATTTCTACACCGCTCCGACAGCCATCCGCGCTTTGATGAGTTATGATTTGGATTACGTGAAGAAGTACGACCTCAGTTCACTCAAAGTACTTGGAAGTGTGGGTGAGCCGATTAATGAAGAGGCGTGGCACTGGTATCATGATCATGTGGGTGGGGGAAAGAGCCCGATTGTGGATACCTGGTGGCAGACCGAAACCGGTGGAATTATGATTTCGCCACTTGCAGGAATTACTCCAACCAAACCAGGTTTTGCAACACTTCCGCTTCCCGGAATCAAGCCGATTTTAATGGATGAAAACGGCAAAGAAATTGAAGGAAATGCCGTCAGCGGAAATCTATGTATCAAGCATCCGTGGCCGGGAATTGCCAGAACCGTTTGGGGAGATCATGATCGATATCTGCAAACTTATATGAGCACGTATAAAGGATATTATTTCACCGGAGACGGATGTCGTCGAGACGAGGAAGGATACTACCGAATTACCGGCCGTGTGGATGACGTGTTGAACGTATCAGGACACAGGCTTGGAACCGCTGAGATTGAGAATGCAATTGATGAACATCCGAATGTGGTTGAGTCTGCAATTGTGGGCTATCCTCATGATGTGAAAGGACAGGGAATTTTTGCATTTATGATTTGTGAAAATGAACCTAAAGATCCTCATGATTTCAAAAAAGAGATCAATAATCTGGTAACAAAAATTATTGGCCCGATTGCAAAGCCCGATAAAATTCAGATTGTGCCCGGACTTCCGAAAACACGTTCCGGAAAAATCATGAGAAGAATTCTGCGGAAGATTGCAGCCAATGATCTCGAGAATGTTGGAGATACTTCAACGCTGCTGGATCCGGCCGTGGTGGAAGATATTAAAGAAGGAAAAGCGATTTAA